The bacterium genome includes the window AAAGAAATTCTTAAATCTCTCCACCCATGTTACGAAAAATTAGCAAACACCCTTGAATGGGATAAAAATGGATACAATGTGCTTAAGTCGCAGTCAAAATATCCCGACAAAACATTTGACATTATGAGAGGGAATTTAATATCATTATGATTATGATGGCAATAGCAATTGGGATAATCTGTGGTGTTGTAGTTTTTGTAATAACCTTCATTAAGGCAATGCCAATAGTATGGGGGGTAATTCTTGCCATCTCTGCCTTTATTATTGTCAATCTTATCAATATTATTATAAAATCCATCCATTCAATTGGTCCAAATGAGGTTGGCTTAATCATCAAAAGGTTTTCCATAAGCGGAAAAAAATTAACTAATGATTGTCCTATTGCTTTCAAGGGAGAGCCAGGCTATCAGGCAAGGCTATTGATGCCAGGGCTGCGATGGGTATTCTGGCCTATATCACGGGTTGAAAAACACCCCTGGGTTCAGGTTCCTGCCGGTGAAATAGGGGTTGTGATCTCCCAGATTGGAAAGCCTCTGCCGGTGGGTGCAAAATCAGCAAGATACAATCCCATATTTGGCAATTTTACCGATATTGGGGTTTTCCTTGAAAATGGTGGAGAAAAGGGTGTTCAAAGGCCTGTCCTTCCCCCAGGAACATTAGCTCCCATTCATCCGGTTGCATTTCTTGTGATAACAAAGGAGCGGGTATATGGGATTCCTATATCGCCCGAGCTTAATATTGATGTAAAAAGAGGAGAGATTACACCCGAGACATTCGGGCTTAAGAGGGAGCAATTGAATGTAGTAAGGATTGAGCCAGAGCCAGGCGGAAATAAAGAGGTGCTTGATATGATCGGGATTGTTACAACATTTGAGGGAAATCCATTACCCCCCGGGACAATCGCAAGCCGAATTGGTGATTTTGAAGAGGTAGCCGAGAATATTGAGGATAATGTAATCATTGAAAGGGTTTTGGGAACAAAGAATGAGGTTCATAATAATTACCAGGATTTCCAGAAATTTTTGGATTCAGGAGGAAGGATTGGGCTTCAGTATGACCCCCTTCTTTATGGAGCATTTAACCTAAATCCATTTTTGGTTAGCGTGGAAAAGCTTCCCATGCTTATTGTAAAGCAGGGTGAGGTTTCAGTGGTAAAATCCTATGTAGGAAAGCCGACAAGGGATATTTCAGGGGCAGAATTTAAGTTTGGAACCTTAGTTAGGCCTGGATATAGAGGGATATGGAATGAGCCACTTAGAACAGGAAAATATCCCATAAACCCTCGCTGTTATGAGGCAATAATTGTTCCCACCTCTATCCTTACCTTAAATTGGGCAACCATAACCTCAAAGGCACATGAGCTTGACAAGGAGCTAAACCCAATAGATGCAAAGAGCAGAGAAGGATTTGAGTTTAAAATTGATCTTCAGGTACAAATCCATATCCCTGATACAAAGGCACCGCGGGTTATCTCCATTGTTGGCTCAATCCAGAATCTGGTAAATGAGGTATTGCAAGGTGCGGTGGGAAACCATTTTCGGGATAAGCTTCAGGGTATGCCTGCGATTAAGTTCATCGAGACAAGGCAGCAGGTTCAGGAGGAGGCATTTTTGCATATCAAGAACCTCCTTTCACAATATGATGTTGAGACAAAAGGGGTTTTTATCCAGGATGTCATCCTTCCCCAACAACTTGTAAATGTCCTTACCGATAGGGAGATTGCCAATCAACAAATTGAGACATACAAGAAGCAGAAAGAGGCACAGGAAGAGAGGATAGTGATGGAAAAGACAAAGGGAACCGCAGACCAGCAGGCAGAGCTCGCAAGGTCACAGGTGGGGATTGAGATAAAATCAAACAATGCAAGGGCAAGGAAGGCAGAGGCTGATGGAGAGGCAACCTATATTAGAGAAACAGGGTTTGCTAAGGGTGCTGAGGTTGAGGCAATTGGAATGGCAAGGGCAAAGGCTTATCAAGGTCAGGTTGAGGCATTAGGAAAAACAGAGACCGCTTTGGTTAATGCCATTGTTGCTCTGGCTGAGGCAAAGGCAAGAATTGCTCCAGAAACCCTTGTTTTAAGCACAGGAAGCACAGGAAGCCTTGAGGGCCTATCGGCAAGC containing:
- a CDS encoding SPFH domain-containing protein, with protein sequence MMAIAIGIICGVVVFVITFIKAMPIVWGVILAISAFIIVNLINIIIKSIHSIGPNEVGLIIKRFSISGKKLTNDCPIAFKGEPGYQARLLMPGLRWVFWPISRVEKHPWVQVPAGEIGVVISQIGKPLPVGAKSARYNPIFGNFTDIGVFLENGGEKGVQRPVLPPGTLAPIHPVAFLVITKERVYGIPISPELNIDVKRGEITPETFGLKREQLNVVRIEPEPGGNKEVLDMIGIVTTFEGNPLPPGTIASRIGDFEEVAENIEDNVIIERVLGTKNEVHNNYQDFQKFLDSGGRIGLQYDPLLYGAFNLNPFLVSVEKLPMLIVKQGEVSVVKSYVGKPTRDISGAEFKFGTLVRPGYRGIWNEPLRTGKYPINPRCYEAIIVPTSILTLNWATITSKAHELDKELNPIDAKSREGFEFKIDLQVQIHIPDTKAPRVISIVGSIQNLVNEVLQGAVGNHFRDKLQGMPAIKFIETRQQVQEEAFLHIKNLLSQYDVETKGVFIQDVILPQQLVNVLTDREIANQQIETYKKQKEAQEERIVMEKTKGTADQQAELARSQVGIEIKSNNARARKAEADGEATYIRETGFAKGAEVEAIGMARAKAYQGQVEALGKTETALVNAIVALAEAKARIAPETLVLSTGSTGSLEGLSASLMNYLGKIGKKELP